The Candidatus Parvarchaeota archaeon sequence GCCTGGCTCACGGGATTTGGCTTTTTCAGGGTTGTGATTGGCCTGCTTTGGGTTATGTAGAGCCTTCCGCCTGCAAAAGCCCACTCCATGTCCTGCGGCTTTCCATAATGGTTTTCTATGTCAACTCCGGTTTTTGCAAGCTCGAGGATTTCAGAGTCTGAAAGCTTTTGCTTTTCCTGAAGCTCGGCCTTGATTTTGGCAAGGACATTTTTATCGTTGAGCTTTACAATCATTGTTTCCTGCTTGAAGACCTCTTTTCTTGCAATGCGCATGTCGCGCTTTGAGATAATGTAGTTGTCAGGTGTGACTGAGCCTGACACGACCAGCTCCCCAATCCCAAATGCAGCCTCAATTGAAAGAAGGTTGTAGTCCTCGCTTACAGGGTCGACTGAAAACATCACGCCGGCCTTTTCCGACTGCACCATTTCCTGCACAACTGCGGCAAGACCCACCTTGAGGTGGTCAAACTTGTTTTCAGTCCTGTAGTATATGGAGCGCTGCTCAAACAGCGACGCCCAGCATTCCTTTACTGCCTGGACAACATGGTCTGCCTCCCGCACGTTCAAAAAAGTTGACTGCTGGCCTGCAAACGAAGCCTCTGGCAAATCCTCGGCTGTTGCAGAGGAGCGCACGGCAACATATGGCTCGTTTTTCATCTGCCTGTAAGCCTCCCTGATTTCCTCCTTTATCGCCGGGAGGATTTCGCCGCCAAGCACCCTAAGCTTTATTGTCTCGGATGCGTGGGCAAGCTTGCTTGAGTCATATGTGTCAAGCCTTTCGGTCTCCTCCCTGATGATTTTGTCAATGCCATTTGCCTTTATGTAGTCAAAATATGCGTTTGAAGTCACCACAAAGCCTGGGGGGATTGGAAAGCCTGCCTTAGTCATCTCGCCAAGGTTTGCCCCCTTGCCCCCGGCCGCAGCAAGGCTGGACCTGTCAAGCTCATAAAACCATTTGACATATTTCATAACATCACCCTGGCAAGCCAAATTATCGTGACCGTTTCTTATATTCAGTTTCTTAGTTTCCTAGTTTCCTATATTCAGTTACATAATGATTGGGCCGATAGCTAGTTTATATTGATTATTCTTGTGCAGTTTTCCCTCTTCCTGGCCGATTATCACGTCCCCGGTATTGCCTTTGCACCAAGCTCCTCCTTTGCGCTTATGAATTGGTCAAAAGTGCCTGAGGCAAAAACCTTTACCATGGCGCCGTCTTTTTCAAATTCCACGGTTGAGAGAATGCTGTTGAGCTGGGAGTTGGACCCCAAAAGTGAAGAAAGTTCCCTTATTTGCCCGACTGATGAGGATGCGTGGCTGTAGCCTCTGGCTGCAGCCGCCTCGTCTTCAAATTGGGCAAAACCAACGATAGTTATTTTATCTTCTCCCTTGTTTGGCTGCACTGCGCCCAAGGCAAAAAACTGCGAATTTGGGAACAGGTCGCCATCGGGGCTTGGCTTTGAGCCAAGGGCAAAAAATGAGCCCTTTTGCACTTTTGAAAAAACTGCCATGCGCGCAGAGCTGAAAAACGGCTTTGAGCCAAGATAGGTGTCAATAGTGTCCTTGACTGCCTGGGGCGAGCCTGCCACAACTGTCTTTGAGCCGAGGATTGCAAGGGCTGTTTGGGATTGCCCTTGGCCGAAAAAGTAAAGCTTGATGCCGCCGTAATCCGACTGCGAGTCTGAAAACATTGGCGGCAGGTTTTCATTAACCGAAAATGAGCCGTCAATTATGATTGCCCTGTAGGTTTTGTCAGAATTCTTGAAGACTGAGACTAGAGAGCTAATTTTTCTTCTGTCAATGCCTGTGGCAAGCCGAATTGGGGAAAGGGACTTTTCAAAAGACTGGCCACTGATATTTGCCGCAAACTGGTAAAGGCCCTGGCTTGAATCTGTTTTTTCCATGTCAAGGTACATGACAAGGTCCGCCTTGACTGAAGCAAGCTGGATTCCGCCAAGATTTGATATAGGTGCAGGTTTGGCAGGTTGGCCGTCATTTCCCGTGCAGCCAAAAAACAGAAAGGCCAATATTAGCGCTGCAAAAAGCAGTATGGAAAATTGAGTCTTGAAAATAGGGCGCGCCACGAAAAGGGATTTGCCGATAAACTATAAAAAGGTGAGCAGGCCAAGGGAATCAGAAAAGGGGATGTACAAATGAAAGACAATAACGGATACAAAGATGGGCTGTTTGTAGGCAGGTTCCAGCCAGTGCACAATGGCCATGTGAAGGCAATTAGGCATGCGCTTGGCAAGTGCAAGAGGCTCATAGTTCTTGTGGGAAGTTCGCAAAAATCCTACGAGCCGCAGGACCCTTTCACAGTGGGGCAGAGAATTGAGATGCTCCACCAGGCACTGACAGACGAAGGCGTGGGAAAAAATTGCATTATCCTGTCAGTTCCAGACATCCAGAACAACGCACTTTGGGTCAGCCACATTGAGTCGCTTGTGCCAAGCTTTGATATCGTGTTTTCAAACAACCCACTTGTAAAGCGGCTTTTCGAGGATGCAGGCTACAAGGTTGAAAGCAGCCACATGTTCGCACGGGAAACGCTTGAGGGCACAAGGATAAGAAGGCTCATGTTTGAAACCACGGGGGAAGAGTGGAGGCACTATGTTCCAAAAGCAGTTGCAGAATTTGTCAAGCGCAACAACGCGATTTGGAAAATAAAATCGATAATGGGAACTGACAAGGCCTGAAAAAAGGCGCTGGGCTGATTTT is a genomic window containing:
- a CDS encoding nicotinamide-nucleotide adenylyltransferase translates to MKDNNGYKDGLFVGRFQPVHNGHVKAIRHALGKCKRLIVLVGSSQKSYEPQDPFTVGQRIEMLHQALTDEGVGKNCIILSVPDIQNNALWVSHIESLVPSFDIVFSNNPLVKRLFEDAGYKVESSHMFARETLEGTRIRRLMFETTGEEWRHYVPKAVAEFVKRNNAIWKIKSIMGTDKA